A window of the Egibacter rhizosphaerae genome harbors these coding sequences:
- a CDS encoding FAD-binding oxidoreductase: protein MFQREGLTRRAARDDDVAARDDDVAASDDDVAARYERARADLQTQLAGSQDPVRLGKRTSNLFRPRERAERRLDVGAFAGVLEVDADSGTCDVLGMTTYEDLVAATLPHGVMPLVVPQLKTITIGGAVAGLGIESTSFRNGMPHESVLEMEILTGAGEVVVARPDNEHADLFWAFPNSYGTLGYALRLRIEVEPVQPYVSLRHLPYTSAEDCIADLERLCRDRELDGERVDFLDGTAFGPDELYLTVGTFSETAPYTSDYTGRRIYYRSIRERSRDYLTVHDYLWRWDTDWFWCSRAFGAQHPVVRRLWPKRWLRSDVYWRIIALEHRFGVKRGLDRLLRRPRVEQIVQDVEVPVDRSAAFLRYLFRDVGLSPVWLCPLQQRVEAPWDLYPLEPDTLYVNYGFWGGVPIGPGEAEGDRDRRVEQAVTGHGGRKSLYSTAYYPFDEFWELYGGRRYWEVKGRYDPDARLLDLYEKCVRRR, encoded by the coding sequence ATGTTCCAACGTGAGGGCCTGACACGGCGAGCGGCGCGCGACGACGACGTTGCGGCGCGCGACGACGACGTTGCGGCCAGCGACGACGACGTTGCGGCGCGCTACGAGCGGGCTCGGGCCGACCTGCAGACGCAGCTGGCGGGTTCACAGGACCCCGTGCGGCTGGGCAAGCGGACGTCCAACCTCTTCCGCCCTCGGGAGCGGGCCGAGCGGCGCCTCGACGTCGGCGCATTCGCCGGGGTGCTGGAGGTGGATGCCGACTCCGGAACGTGCGACGTGCTCGGCATGACGACCTACGAGGATCTGGTGGCGGCCACGTTGCCGCACGGGGTCATGCCCCTGGTCGTGCCCCAGCTCAAGACCATCACCATCGGTGGTGCGGTCGCCGGGCTCGGCATCGAGTCGACCTCGTTCCGCAACGGGATGCCGCACGAGTCGGTGCTGGAGATGGAGATCCTCACCGGGGCCGGCGAGGTCGTCGTCGCGAGGCCCGACAACGAGCACGCCGATCTGTTCTGGGCCTTCCCCAATTCCTACGGCACGCTCGGCTACGCGTTGCGGCTGCGGATCGAGGTCGAGCCGGTGCAGCCGTACGTCTCGCTGCGTCACCTCCCGTACACCTCGGCGGAGGACTGCATCGCCGACCTCGAGCGCTTGTGCCGCGACCGTGAGCTCGACGGCGAACGGGTGGACTTCCTCGACGGCACGGCGTTCGGGCCGGACGAGCTGTACCTCACGGTGGGCACGTTCAGCGAGACGGCTCCCTACACGAGCGACTACACCGGGCGTCGGATCTACTACCGGTCGATCCGGGAGCGGTCCCGCGACTACCTCACGGTCCACGATTACCTGTGGCGCTGGGACACCGACTGGTTCTGGTGCTCACGCGCCTTCGGGGCGCAGCACCCCGTGGTGCGTCGACTGTGGCCCAAGCGTTGGCTGCGCAGCGACGTGTACTGGAGGATCATCGCGCTCGAGCACCGATTCGGGGTCAAGCGTGGCCTCGATCGGCTCCTGCGCCGCCCCCGGGTCGAACAGATCGTGCAGGACGTGGAGGTACCGGTCGACCGCTCCGCGGCGTTCCTGCGTTACCTGTTCCGCGACGTGGGGTTGTCACCGGTGTGGCTGTGCCCGCTGCAGCAACGCGTCGAGGCGCCCTGGGACCTCTACCCGCTCGAACCCGATACGCTCTACGTGAACTACGGCTTCTGGGGTGGCGTCCCGATCGGTCCGGGCGAGGCCGAGGGTGACCGGGACCGCCGAGTGGAGCAGGCGGTAACCGGGCATGGTGGTCGCAAGTCACTGTACTCCACGGCCTATTATCCCTTCGATGAGTTCTGGGAGCTGTACGGCGGGCGCCGGTACTGGGAGGTCAAGGGCCGATACGACCCCGATGCGCGGTTGTTGGATCTCTACGAGAAGTGCGTGCGACGGCGATGA